A DNA window from Candidatus Eisenbacteria bacterium contains the following coding sequences:
- a CDS encoding C-GCAxxG-C-C family protein, producing MRIQKWEYNDKRPKGFSQDHDIQPLAVPFLPLCVSSARSEPTPSPEGVTKMNRGEKANSLMQEYGSCCSGVLGAFVTELGLEMDTVAGLGRGMAGGIGGLGHICGAVSGAILAIGLKTTNKDNIHDMQAGFETMEKVREFVTRFEEQHSSIICKDLIGCDISSQEKSAVAMKNGAFANCPKYVESAANILDEMLNG from the coding sequence GTGAGGATTCAGAAATGGGAATACAATGATAAAAGGCCGAAGGGATTTTCTCAGGATCATGACATCCAACCCCTTGCAGTTCCGTTTCTGCCTTTGTGCGTGTCCTCTGCGAGAAGCGAACCGACACCTAGCCCGGAAGGAGTTACAAAAATGAACAGAGGTGAAAAAGCAAATTCTCTTATGCAGGAATATGGCAGCTGCTGCTCAGGTGTGTTGGGAGCCTTTGTCACCGAGCTAGGATTGGAGATGGATACCGTTGCCGGGCTGGGACGGGGTATGGCGGGAGGGATAGGTGGATTAGGCCACATTTGCGGTGCGGTTAGTGGAGCGATATTGGCGATTGGACTCAAAACGACGAACAAAGACAACATTCACGATATGCAGGCCGGGTTCGAAACCATGGAAAAAGTTAGGGAATTTGTGACCAGATTCGAGGAGCAGCACTCTTCTATAATATGCAAGGATCTTATCGGATGCGATATAAGCTCACAAGAGAAGAGCGCGGTTGCTATGAAGAACGGTGCTTTTGCAAATTGCCCCAAATATGTTGAAAGCGCGGCGAATATTCTCGATGAGATGCTTAACGGTTAA